A region of the Nocardia asteroides genome:
CGGCGAACCACCGGCTCTCGGCGCGGGTGGAGAAGCGCGGTCCCTCGACCACGACCATGGTCGCCTCGTGCATCATGCGCAGCGCGTCGGACTGGGCCTTGATGGCGGCGGCGCGCAGTTCCTCGCAGTAGGGGTCGGCGAAGGACACGTGGATGCCGCCGCCGCCGAAGTACGTCTGCGGGCGGCCGGAAGTCCGGTCGACCAGTTGGTCCGGGACCGCGACCGTGCCGGGGCCCCAGTCCGCCCGCAGGCTGCCGACCGCGCAAGGCGCGAAGATCCGGCGCACGCCCAGCGAGCGCAGTGCCCACAGGTTCGCCCGGTAGGGCAGGGTGTGCGGTGCGAATTCGTGGTTCTTGCCGTGCCGCGGCAGGAATGCCACCGGCCTGCCCTCGACTTCTCCGACCGCGATACCCGCGCTCGGGGCGCCATAAGGTGTCTCGACCTCGACGGTGGTCGCCTCGTTGTCGAAGAAATCGTAGAAGCCGCTGCCGCCGATGACGGCGAGCGCGGGCCGGGGGTGCGAACTCATACCCCGATTGTCTCGTCCCGTGGTGTCCGTCGCGCGCCGGGATCGGCGTTACGCTGCTCGCGTGGCGGTACCGGACCGGTCCTCCGACTGGTCCAGCCGGTCGCGAGCCTGCCGCGCCGTGCGGTCGGCGCGGCGCCGGACCTGACAATCCCGGCAGGAAACTGTACCCTAGGGGGGTATTGATCCCGCTTCGCGGGACCGACAGGCAGCGAGGAGACATCGGTGGCGGATTCCCCGCACGACCACACGGCGACCGACCACTCGGCGCACGGCTACATCACCGCGAAGGACGACTACCTGAAGCGGCTGCGCCGGATCGAGGGCCAAGCGCGCGGTCTGCAGCGGATGGTCGAGGAGGAGAAGTACTGCATCGACATCCTCACCCAGGTGTCCGCCATGACCAAAGCCTTGCAAGCCGTGGCGATGGGCCTGCTCGAGGACCACATCAGCCACTGCGTGGTGGACGCGGCCGTCGCGGGCGGGCCGGAGGCCGAAGCCAAGATCAAGGAAGCCACCGACGCCATCGCGCGCCTGGTCCGATCCTGAGCGGGCTATCCGTGCCAGCGGCGGTAGACCGCGGCCGCGCCGGGGTGCAGCGGGATCGGCCCGGTGCTGATCAGCGACCGGCCGTCGAGGAACTGGGTGCCCGCCGCCTCGGTGGGGACCAGCGCGTCGGCGTGCCACACCAGCAGTTCGACGATCGCGGCGGCCACGTCTTCGGGCATGGTGTCGGCGGCGAGCAATAGGTTCGCCACCCCGATGGTGTGCACCGAGACCCCGCCGGGGTAGGCGTCCGCGGGGATCGCGACCCGGTCGTACACCGGGCCGAACCACTCCCGCATCGGCGCGGCCAGCTCGCCCATGTCCACCAGCCGCATCCGGCTGGGCACCGCCAGCAGTGCGGTCGGCACGCCACCCGCCCACAACAGCGCGTCCGCCTCGCCCGCGGTCAGGGCGGCCACCGCCTCCGGCAGCGGGCGATGCGAAATCGCCACGTCGGCGGCCGGGTCCAGTCCCGCGACGCGCAGGATCCGTGCACCGGTCAGCGCCGCGCCCGACCCCGCCGCGCCCAGGCTCACCCGGGCGCCGCGCAGGTCCGCGACCGAGCCGATCGAGCTGTCCGAGCGCACGACCAACTGCAGATAGTTCTCGTAGACCCGCCCCAGCGCCGACACTCGATCGGCGCTGTCGGGCACCGAGTCCACGAGCGCGAGCGCGGCGTCGACCTCGCCGCGGGCGAGCAACGCCAGGTTGGCTTGCGATCCCGAGGTGGTGACCCGCTCGATCCGCACGTCCGCGGCCGCCGCGGCGGCCAGGCCGAGCAACCCGGCGAAGGCGTGATAGAAGCCGCCCACCTCGCCGGAAGCCAGCCGCACCGTCGCGCCGGCGCCGCGCGGTGCGCAACCCGCGACACCCGCCGCGACGGCAAGCGCGAGGAACCCGCGACGACCGAAGCCGCGACGGACGATCGTTTCCCGGCTCATCGGGCCTCCCCCGCGGGCAAACGCACCCGCACCGCGAGACCGTGCGGACGCACCGCCGCCACGGTCAGGACGCCACCGCGGGCCTGCGCCAACGCCGCGGCGATCGGCAGGCCGAGCCCCGAGCCGCCTGCTCGTGCCGCGGAACCGCGGAAGAAACGCGTGGTGAGCTTGTCGATCTCGTCGGGGCGAACACCGGCTCCGTCGTCGCGGACGCTCACCGTGACCCAGCCCGGCTCGGTCTCGACCACCAGATCGGTGTGCGCGCCCGCCTCCGCGTAGCGGGTGGCGTTGCTCAGCGGTACGTCGAGTATCTGAGCGAGCACGTCGGCCGGGACCGCGACGTCGGCGCGCTCTACCGTCGGCGCGACGCGCAGGTGCTGCCCGGCCGCGTCGAACGCCGAGCACCAGGCATCGAATCGGTCGGCGACCACCTGCACGGCGTCACACCGGTCCTCGTCCTCGGCGGTGCGAGCGAGGTCGAACGCCGCGGGCGTCTCGGCGACGGCCAGACTGAGCAGGCCGTCGAGCAGCGCGGTCAGGCGGTCGACCTCGGCGCCGGCGCCGCGAAAGGTGCTCGTCGCGCTCGCCGGGATCGCGGGCTCCAGGGAATCGAGCCGGATGGTCAGGGCGGCCAGTGGGTTGCGCATCGCATGGGCGGTGTCGGCGACCAGTTGGCGCTGGGCGTCCACCGAATCGGCGACGGCCGCGGCCATGGCGTCGAAGGACTCCGCCAGCGCCCGCATCTCCGGCGGCCCGCCATACCGGCCCGCGATCGACACCGGCGCGACGGTGCCTGCGCGTGGCTTGGGCAGCGTCGCGGTCAACTCCGCCACACCGTGCGAGAGCGCCGCGAGCGGCCGCAGCACCCAGCGGCCGATGGTCACCGCCAGCAGCACGAACAGCGCCATCGCGACGACGCCGCCGAGCACGATCACCGCCCAGGCCCGCGCGATGTCGCCACGGGCGCGCGCGGTCGACGCCTCGATCACCACGGCTCCGTTCACCTGCACGCCGGTGCCGACCGGCCGCGCCACCAGCATGGTCGGCGCGCCCCACGGTGTCAGCTTGTCCACCGAGTGCGGGCGCTGATTGCGGCGCGCGGCCGCCACCGCCGCGAGGATGCCGGGGGCGTTCACGTCGGCGCCCGCGTTCACCGTCGTCGCGCCCCTGGCGTCGACCACCAGCACGTTCTCGCCGTAGAGCTCGTGATAGCGCAGCACCTCGTCGGCCAGCGCGCGGCTGTCCCCGGCGGTGACGGCGTTGTCGGCGAGGGTGGCGAACCGGTCGGCGTCGCCCGACCGTGCCAGCACCAAGGCCTGGGTGCGGCTGGTCGCGATGGTCAGCGACAGCGGCACCGCGAACGCCAGCACCGCGATGGCGGCGAACACCGTCAGCGCGACGAGCAGGCGACGCCGCATGACCTACCTCCGCACCGCCGGACCACGCTCACTCCCCCCACCGGTACCCGTATCCGCGGATGGTGGTGATGAGGCCGGGCCGATTCAGCTTCGCCCGCAAACCGGTCATGTGCACGTCCAGCGAGCGCGAGACCGCGACGAACGCGTCGCCCCAGATGCGATCCATCAACTGCTGCCTGCTCACCGCCGCGCCCGGTCGTTCCACCAGCGCCTCGACCAGTTCGAACTCCTTCTGCGTCAGCGGCACCGGTGCACCCGCGACCTCGACCACGCGTGCGCCGAGGTCGACCCGCACATCACCGGTGACGACCACCGTCTGCGCCTGCTGCGCCGCGGCGGCCGCCCGCCTGGTCACCGTCTCCAACCGCGCGACCAACTCGGCGATCCGCGGCGGCTTCACCAGATAGTCGTCGGCGCCGCCACGCAGGCCGCGCACGATCGACCGTTCGTCGCTGCGCGCGGTCAGGATGACCACCGGCACCGAGCTCACCTCGCGCAGTCGGCGCAGCACCTGCAAACCGTCGCCGTCGGGCAGGCCCAGATCGAGGATGACCGCGTCGTAGTCGCGATGCGCGATCAGCAGGTCCGCGCCGCGTCGCTTGCGTTCGGCGCGGTAACCGCGGGCGTTGAGCGCCTCGACCAGCGCGTCTCCCACGCCGTCGTCGTCCTCGACCACCGCAAGCCGCACGCGCCGATCCTTCCACAGAGGATGGACCGGCGCGTGTGCCGGGCGGTCAGTCACGCACGGTGACCAACGGAGGTCCCGGCTCGGCCGCCGCGGCGCCGGACCCGGTGTCGGCGGTCGCGGTGGGCTCGGGCGCGTCGATCGTCGACGAGGTCGAGGTCTCCCGCATGAAGTAGTAGGTGACCAGCGAGATGGCGATGCAGCCCGCGACGTACCAGAAGTACAGCGACTCGTGACCGCCCTTCTTCAATGCCAGCGCGATCGTCTCCGCGGTGCCGCCGAAGATGGCGACGGTCAGGGCATAGGGCAGCCCGACGCCGAGCGCGCGGATCTTCGTCGGGAACAGCTCGGCCTTCACGATCGCGTTGATCGAGGTGTATCCGGTGATGATCAGCAGGGCCACCATCATCAGGCCCCACGCGGCGACCGGATCGGTGGTGCGCGCGAGCACGGTCATGATCGGCACGGTCAGCAGGCTGCCCGCCACACCGAAGAAGATCAGCAGTTTGCGGCGGCCCACCCGGTCCGACAGCGCGCCCGCCAGCGGCTGCAGCACCACGAAGACCAGCAGCGCGACGAAATTGATCCACGCGACGGTCGACTTGGAGATGCCGGAGGTGTTGATCATGAACTTCTGCATGTAGGTCGTGTAGGTGTAGAACGCGACGGTTCCGCCCAGGGTCAACCCGACGACCAGCAGGCACTCGCGCGGGTACTGCAACAGGATGCGCAGCGAACCACGCGACTGTCCTCCACCCGCCGCGCCCTGCTCCGCTGCCCGCCCGGATTCCGCGCGGAACTGCTCGGACTCGTCCATGCCGCGCCGCAGCCACATCACGATCAGCGCCCCGGCGGCGCCGATCACGAACGGAATCCGCCAGCCCCAGTCGTTCATCTGGTCGGCGTCGAGGAACTGCTGCAGCACGATCTGCACTCCCAGCGCGACGAGCTGGCCGGCCACCAGGGTCACGTATTGGAAGCTCGAGTAGAACCCGCGCCTGCCCGCCGAAGCCACCTCGGACAGATACGTCGCACTGGTGGCGTACTCGCCGCCGACCGAAAGGCCTTGCAGCAGCCGGGCCACCAGCAGCAGGGCTGGAGCGGCGAGACCGATGGTCTGGTAACCGGGGGTCAGGGCGATCATCAGCGAACCGGCCGCCATCACGGTCACCGACAGGGTCAGCGCCGAGCGCCTGCCGAACCGGTCGGCGTACCGGCCCAGTGCCCAGCCGCCGATCGGGCGCATCAGGAAGCCGACCGCGAACACGGCGGCGGTGGACAACAGCTGCGCCGTCGGGTCGTCCTTGGGAAAGAACGTCTTCGCGAAGTACACGCTGAACGCGGCGTAGACATACCAGTCGTACCACTCGACGAGGTTGCCGATGGATCCGCGCAAAACGTTCGCGACCACCCGGCGCTCGCCCACGGGCTGTGTCTGTGTCTGTGGCTGTGGCGTAGTCACAAGATCTCCTTCTTCGACG
Encoded here:
- a CDS encoding TAXI family TRAP transporter solute-binding subunit encodes the protein MSRETIVRRGFGRRGFLALAVAAGVAGCAPRGAGATVRLASGEVGGFYHAFAGLLGLAAAAAADVRIERVTTSGSQANLALLARGEVDAALALVDSVPDSADRVSALGRVYENYLQLVVRSDSSIGSVADLRGARVSLGAAGSGAALTGARILRVAGLDPAADVAISHRPLPEAVAALTAGEADALLWAGGVPTALLAVPSRMRLVDMGELAAPMREWFGPVYDRVAIPADAYPGGVSVHTIGVANLLLAADTMPEDVAAAIVELLVWHADALVPTEAAGTQFLDGRSLISTGPIPLHPGAAAVYRRWHG
- a CDS encoding MFS transporter, coding for MGERRVVANVLRGSIGNLVEWYDWYVYAAFSVYFAKTFFPKDDPTAQLLSTAAVFAVGFLMRPIGGWALGRYADRFGRRSALTLSVTVMAAGSLMIALTPGYQTIGLAAPALLLVARLLQGLSVGGEYATSATYLSEVASAGRRGFYSSFQYVTLVAGQLVALGVQIVLQQFLDADQMNDWGWRIPFVIGAAGALIVMWLRRGMDESEQFRAESGRAAEQGAAGGGQSRGSLRILLQYPRECLLVVGLTLGGTVAFYTYTTYMQKFMINTSGISKSTVAWINFVALLVFVVLQPLAGALSDRVGRRKLLIFFGVAGSLLTVPIMTVLARTTDPVAAWGLMMVALLIITGYTSINAIVKAELFPTKIRALGVGLPYALTVAIFGGTAETIALALKKGGHESLYFWYVAGCIAISLVTYYFMRETSTSSTIDAPEPTATADTGSGAAAAEPGPPLVTVRD
- a CDS encoding HAMP domain-containing histidine kinase, giving the protein MRRRLLVALTVFAAIAVLAFAVPLSLTIATSRTQALVLARSGDADRFATLADNAVTAGDSRALADEVLRYHELYGENVLVVDARGATTVNAGADVNAPGILAAVAAARRNQRPHSVDKLTPWGAPTMLVARPVGTGVQVNGAVVIEASTARARGDIARAWAVIVLGGVVAMALFVLLAVTIGRWVLRPLAALSHGVAELTATLPKPRAGTVAPVSIAGRYGGPPEMRALAESFDAMAAAVADSVDAQRQLVADTAHAMRNPLAALTIRLDSLEPAIPASATSTFRGAGAEVDRLTALLDGLLSLAVAETPAAFDLARTAEDEDRCDAVQVVADRFDAWCSAFDAAGQHLRVAPTVERADVAVPADVLAQILDVPLSNATRYAEAGAHTDLVVETEPGWVTVSVRDDGAGVRPDEIDKLTTRFFRGSAARAGGSGLGLPIAAALAQARGGVLTVAAVRPHGLAVRVRLPAGEAR
- a CDS encoding response regulator transcription factor is translated as MRLAVVEDDDGVGDALVEALNARGYRAERKRRGADLLIAHRDYDAVILDLGLPDGDGLQVLRRLREVSSVPVVILTARSDERSIVRGLRGGADDYLVKPPRIAELVARLETVTRRAAAAAQQAQTVVVTGDVRVDLGARVVEVAGAPVPLTQKEFELVEALVERPGAAVSRQQLMDRIWGDAFVAVSRSLDVHMTGLRAKLNRPGLITTIRGYGYRWGE
- a CDS encoding metal-sensitive transcriptional regulator, encoding MADSPHDHTATDHSAHGYITAKDDYLKRLRRIEGQARGLQRMVEEEKYCIDILTQVSAMTKALQAVAMGLLEDHISHCVVDAAVAGGPEAEAKIKEATDAIARLVRS
- a CDS encoding S-methyl-5'-thioadenosine phosphorylase → MSSHPRPALAVIGGSGFYDFFDNEATTVEVETPYGAPSAGIAVGEVEGRPVAFLPRHGKNHEFAPHTLPYRANLWALRSLGVRRIFAPCAVGSLRADWGPGTVAVPDQLVDRTSGRPQTYFGGGGIHVSFADPYCEELRAAAIKAQSDALRMMHEATMVVVEGPRFSTRAESRWFAAQGWELVNMTGHPEAVLARELEMCYAAVALVTDLDAGLEEGDGVHAVDVFAEFKRNLAPFKELIRRAVAAVDGTGTCDRCRVHAGVSLPFELP